A window of the Macrobrachium rosenbergii isolate ZJJX-2024 chromosome 43, ASM4041242v1, whole genome shotgun sequence genome harbors these coding sequences:
- the LOC136828984 gene encoding uncharacterized protein yields the protein MAWAVSGQQSRTAHRIWSGWSVATPMEEATASACAEAHLFSWISQFGVPDHITTGRGPAFLSKLWTGLARLMGTTHHSTTTYNLAANEMVERFHRSLKASLMVHCSSENWKYQLPWVILGLRTSPRANSNPSSAEKVYGETLVVPGNSSQRTETT from the exons ATGGCCTgggcagtgtcaggccagcaaagtaggacaGCACACCGAATCTGGAGTGG gtggtccgtagctacgcccatggaagaagccaccgccagtgcgtgcgcgGAAGCCCACCTcttcagctggatcagccagttcggtgtcccagaccacataacaACAGGCAGAGGACCTgctttcctgtccaagctgtggacTGGCCTGGCAcgcctaatggggaccactcaccacagcaccaccacctacaaccttGCAGCCAATgaaatggtggaaaggttccacaggtctctgaaggcatcCCTTATGGTTCATTGCTcctccgagaattggaaataccagctgccctgggtcatCCTTGGGTTGAGAACCTCCCCAAGAGCCAACAGCAacccctcctcagcggaaaaagtctatggggagaccctggtagtcccggggaactcgtcgcagaggACAGAGACGACATAG